The genomic stretch AATCAATGACtaatataagatatttctTGTAATTAGATCAAATCATCAGTTGGAAATGAagataggaaataaaaaagaatattattaggaaaaattaaataatttacagtgAAAACAAAGGAACATATCGATTGgtgtataaaaaagatatttgaaatgGTAGAAATGTCTTTAAAATTTCCGAGATTCCTCCTCCACTTTTGGAGCATATCATGtatcatataatattcttgaaattcttgtttatcttctataattttaaatccACGATTGAATACAATaaaaacaccctgtatatacgTGTTTGAGTCGTGCAAGttgtcaattttttttttttttaagtattttggCAATAGTGAGAGTCACATGTATTTATGCATAACAGCTAAATGTCAAAGTCACAAAATATGCCGGGTAAAAGGTTAATCGTTAATGAAGTAATCATGCACGACTTATCAAAGttaaaactatattttcaCGGTACGGTTCCTTTTAAATGCAAAGTGGAGGTTCGTTTTCGGTGCGTTCTTTAGTTAGAGTACTTGTTTGTAGAGATAAGatctaataattatattggtTATTGCTCTCTTTTTTCAGTATATGGACATTGGGGAGGACATTGGTGTCCCTGAGGATTTCACAACTGGTGAAATGGTTTCTGGAATGTGGTGGCGACATTTGGTGTCTGGTGGTGTAGCAGGTGGTGTATCACGCACATGTACGGCGCCTTTGGATCGTATTAAAGTTTACCTGCAGGTGGGTTTGCAATAGAAAAATCccaataaatttgttttatgaagttaaataaaaaattcgaactatttaactttatgtaatgtaatttattaaagtttcTGAAAAGTAAGAAAACGATTGATTATCTCAGTGGATtgaaaaaataaggaaaagagaaagtaaaGCTCAAATGTATACAATGGCTCAGAACAGTATTTGAATACCTATGTAaacttttatgaatacattatatgtattatctaAAATAGATACAACTATTAACTACCAAGTttgattcaaattttaccatgTTTATAATTGTGGCAGTCATATCTCATTATAGTActcatgaaatttcaaaatgttctaTGCAACAAATATGATGTATAACATGGAAGTTTTCTATGGTAATTGTGCAAATATTTCCATTGAGCCATTGTAGGcatagtttaataaaatatagaatccaaatattagatacgtattaaaaattaaaattacagttAAATGAATAACTCTCTGCTTTACTTTATCTTAAAGAAAAATGCTTTCAGGTACATGGAACGCGACACTGCAAAATCAAGAGTTGCTTCAGGTACATGCTGCGCGAAGGTGGCTCTATCAGTCTGTGGAGAGGAAATGGTATAAATGTACTTAAAATCGGACCAGAAAGCGCTCTGAAATTCATGGCTTATGAGCAAATTAAGAGAAGGATTAAAGGAGATGACACTAGAGAGCTTGGACTTTATGAACGATTAATGGCTGGATCTTTAGCTGGTGGGATTAGTCAGTCAGCCATATATCCACTTGAGGTATGAAATTCATGTGACATACTGTAACACTGATGTAATatcttcattattttttaacgatgtTGTTTGTGATATATTGCAGGTGCTCAAAACTAGATTTGCTCTTAGAAAAACAGGAGAGTATTCGGGTTTAATAGATGCAACAAAGAAGATATATAGACAAGGTGGtttgaaatctttttataGAGGCTATATTCCTAACTTAATGGGAATAATTCCATATGCTGGTATTGACTTGGCTGTGTATGAGGtaagtatataaaaaatgact from Bombus pascuorum chromosome 2, iyBomPasc1.1, whole genome shotgun sequence encodes the following:
- the LOC132916837 gene encoding calcium-binding mitochondrial carrier protein SCaMC-2 isoform X4 is translated as MYTLKNPGFLKHDCVSSTCMACEEFLQNYHELLQRYMDIGEDIGVPEDFTTGEMVSGMWWRHLVSGGVAGGVSRTCTAPLDRIKVYLQVHGTRHCKIKSCFRYMLREGGSISLWRGNGINVLKIGPESALKFMAYEQIKRRIKGDDTRELGLYERLMAGSLAGGISQSAIYPLEVLKTRFALRKTGEYSGLIDATKKIYRQGGLKSFYRGYIPNLMGIIPYAGIDLAVYETLKNRYLQTHDKNEQPPFWILLLCGTASSTAGQVCSYPLALVRTRLQADMSPGKPNTMVNVFKEIIKNEGIRGLYRGLTPNFLKVAPAVSISYMVYETVRNFLGVNMT
- the LOC132916837 gene encoding calcium-binding mitochondrial carrier protein SCaMC-2 isoform X3; protein product: MDYNEAKKLLQRMDKDGSLTISFNEWRDFLLYAPSTDLLGLIEYWHHTNYMDIGEDIGVPEDFTTGEMVSGMWWRHLVSGGVAGGVSRTCTAPLDRIKVYLQVHGTRHCKIKSCFRYMLREGGSISLWRGNGINVLKIGPESALKFMAYEQIKRRIKGDDTRELGLYERLMAGSLAGGISQSAIYPLEVLKTRFALRKTGEYSGLIDATKKIYRQGGLKSFYRGYIPNLMGIIPYAGIDLAVYETLKNRYLQTHDKNEQPPFWILLLCGTASSTAGQVCSYPLALVRTRLQADMSPGKPNTMVNVFKEIIKNEGIRGLYRGLTPNFLKVAPAVSISYMVYETVRNFLGVNMT
- the LOC132916837 gene encoding calcium-binding mitochondrial carrier protein SCaMC-2 isoform X2; its protein translation is MVSRCKIDLEELIKAFEELGIKMDYNEAKKLLQRMDKDGSLTISFNEWRDFLLYAPSTDLLGLIEYWHHTNYMDIGEDIGVPEDFTTGEMVSGMWWRHLVSGGVAGGVSRTCTAPLDRIKVYLQVHGTRHCKIKSCFRYMLREGGSISLWRGNGINVLKIGPESALKFMAYEQIKRRIKGDDTRELGLYERLMAGSLAGGISQSAIYPLEVLKTRFALRKTGEYSGLIDATKKIYRQGGLKSFYRGYIPNLMGIIPYAGIDLAVYETLKNRYLQTHDKNEQPPFWILLLCGTASSTAGQVCSYPLALVRTRLQADMSPGKPNTMVNVFKEIIKNEGIRGLYRGLTPNFLKVAPAVSISYMVYETVRNFLGVNMT